One part of the Rutidosis leptorrhynchoides isolate AG116_Rl617_1_P2 chromosome 1, CSIRO_AGI_Rlap_v1, whole genome shotgun sequence genome encodes these proteins:
- the LOC139885898 gene encoding BOI-related E3 ubiquitin-protein ligase 1-like gives MAVEATHQTLFHPQTITNAALDTQNQTTAAIANFNSYGTTNPLSSTAMYRSGYADYLNAFFANNAPLKAESGLTCSLPASRKRSRDSSDCNTLISLVDGQRQNQIQRSGNYTILGDDISLQIQQQQLEIDQYIAHHTERVRMDVEERRRRNSRRIIAAVEEGLSKRLIAKEEEVVKIAKLNFELEEKVKSLYVENQIWRELAQSNEATANALRNNLKQVLEQVVHDDYRQPAACVDELAEDAESCCESNNGEKRVMENDDCTSGYNNNRMCKKCGYQESCVLLLPCRHLCLCTGCASSVNICPLCKSTKNISVHVNLS, from the exons ATGGCAGTTGAAGCAACTCATCAAACTCTTTTTCATCCTCAAACGATTACAAACGCCGCACTCGATACTCAAAATCAAACAACTGCCGCTATCGCTAATTTCAACAGTTACGGAACCACTAATCCGTTATCATCAACCGCGATGTATCGCTCCGGTTACGCTGATTATCTAAACGCCTTTTTCGCGAATAACGCTCCGTTAAAAGCGGAAAGCGGCCTCACGTGTAGTCTTCCGGCTTCTAGAAAACGTTCACGTGATTCTTCCGATTGCAATACGCTGATCTCATTAGTTGACGGTCAACGTCAAAATCAAATCCAACGGTCCGGTAATTATACGATTTTAGGTGACGATATCTCGTTACAGATCCAACAACAACAGCTAGAGATTGATCAATACATCGCTCATCAT ACAGAGAGAGTACGGATGGACGTTGAAGAAAGAAGAAGACGAAATTCACGGCGAATAATAGCGGCGGTTGAAGAAGGATTATCGAAACGGTTAATAGCGAAAGAAGAAGAAGTAGTAAAAATTGCTAAATTAAATTTTGAATTAGAGGAAAAAGTAAAATCATTATACGTAGAGAATCAGATCTGGAGAGAATTAGCTCAATCAAATGAAGCAACAGCAAACGCATTACGTAATAATTTAAAACAAGTGTTGGAACAAGTTGTTCATGACGATTATCGACAACCTGCTGCTTGTGTGGACGAGTTAGCTGAAGATGCAGAATCGTGTTGCGAAAGCAACAATGGAGAAAAAAGAGTGATGGAGAATGATGATTGTACGAGTGGTTACAATAATAACAGAATGTGCAAAAAATGCGGATATCAAGAATCGTGTGTGTTGTTGCTTCCATGTAGGCATTTGTGCCTTTGCACAGGTTGTGCTTCTTCTGTTAACATTTGCCCTCTTTGTAAATCCACTAAAAATATCAGCGTTCATGTCAACTTATCATGA